Proteins co-encoded in one Candidatus Nitrosacidococcus tergens genomic window:
- the hisA gene encoding 1-(5-phosphoribosyl)-5-[(5-phosphoribosylamino)methylideneamino]imidazole-4-carboxamide isomerase, protein MLLIPAIDLKGGKCVRLRQGRMEEDTVFSNNPIAMALHWVELGATRLHLIDLDGAFAGKPVNADIIYDITQALPGIDIQVGGGIRDGDTIQTYLDAGVRYVIIGTKAINAPHFVSDACLEFPGHIILGLDAKDGRIAIDGWSKLSRHSVIDIAQHFEKDGVEAIIYTDIQRDGMMNGVNAEATSKLAEKISIPVIASGGVSSLEDINELHQYEEKGISGAIIGRALYEGKINLTQALSLVQSK, encoded by the coding sequence ATGTTACTGATACCTGCTATTGATCTTAAAGGAGGAAAATGTGTTCGTTTACGTCAGGGGCGTATGGAAGAGGACACAGTTTTCTCTAATAACCCTATTGCTATGGCTCTACATTGGGTGGAATTAGGTGCTACAAGATTACACCTTATTGATTTAGATGGTGCATTTGCAGGCAAACCTGTTAATGCTGATATTATCTATGATATTACTCAAGCACTACCGGGTATTGATATTCAAGTGGGCGGTGGAATTCGCGATGGAGATACTATCCAGACCTATTTAGATGCAGGTGTTCGTTACGTTATTATTGGTACTAAAGCTATTAATGCACCTCATTTTGTTTCTGATGCTTGCCTTGAATTTCCAGGGCATATTATCCTAGGGCTGGATGCCAAAGATGGTAGAATTGCTATTGATGGATGGTCTAAGCTCTCTCGCCATAGTGTTATTGATATTGCGCAACATTTTGAGAAAGATGGCGTAGAGGCGATTATCTACACAGATATTCAGCGCGATGGCATGATGAATGGGGTAAATGCTGAAGCTACTAGTAAATTAGCAGAAAAAATTAGTATCCCGGTAATTGCCTCTGGGGGAGTTTCTTCATTAGAAGATATAAATGAATTACATCAGTATGAGGAGAAAGGAATTTCAGGTGCAATTATTGGCCGAGCTTTATATGAGGGAAAAATAAATTTAACGCAAGCACTCTCTTTAGTGCAGTCAAAATGA
- a CDS encoding amino acid permease, whose protein sequence is MRIFRTKPIHEDVHSTTDLKRVLGAVDLIFLGIGATIGAGIFVLTGIAAANYAGPAVMLSFVVAGIAVAFTALSYAELATTIGGAGSAYGYSYAGLGEIVAWMIGWMLLLEYAVAISAVSVGWSGYVSNGLSVLGFQIPELFTKAPSHGGIINLPAMVIILLLGGLLAGGAKISAQLNAIMVIVKVAAILLFIGVALFHVNTQYWAPFMPFGWQGVMTGAASIFFAYIGFDAVSTAAEETENPQRNLPIGILGSLAICTLLYMLVAALLTGIVPYPSLDVPSPVSDSLLQLGKTWASGIVSIGAIAGLTTVMLVLYFGLTRILFAISRDGLLPPFFSQVNKKTKTPVRVIIFSGIVMAVIAAFTPLDKIVEMTNIGTLSAFSVVCAGVAVLRYTQPNLSRPFQTPCSPIVPILGILSCVYLMIHLSKDTWVRFLIWIVVGLIVYFIYSFRHSKLACTKVN, encoded by the coding sequence ATGCGTATATTCCGTACTAAACCTATTCATGAAGATGTTCATAGCACTACCGATTTAAAAAGAGTCTTAGGCGCAGTAGACCTTATTTTTCTCGGGATTGGTGCTACTATTGGGGCAGGTATTTTTGTATTAACAGGCATTGCTGCAGCAAATTATGCAGGACCTGCAGTGATGCTCTCTTTTGTCGTTGCAGGAATTGCTGTCGCATTTACCGCCCTATCTTATGCTGAACTCGCAACTACTATAGGAGGAGCAGGCAGTGCTTATGGATACAGCTATGCAGGATTAGGTGAGATAGTAGCTTGGATGATTGGTTGGATGCTACTTTTAGAGTATGCAGTAGCTATTTCTGCAGTATCTGTAGGTTGGTCTGGCTATGTTAGTAACGGATTATCTGTATTAGGATTTCAGATACCTGAACTTTTTACCAAAGCCCCAAGCCATGGCGGAATAATTAACTTACCTGCTATGGTGATAATTCTACTATTAGGTGGGTTACTTGCAGGGGGTGCTAAAATAAGTGCACAGCTGAATGCTATTATGGTAATAGTTAAAGTTGCAGCTATACTGCTTTTTATTGGGGTAGCATTGTTTCATGTAAATACCCAATACTGGGCTCCTTTTATGCCTTTTGGCTGGCAGGGTGTAATGACGGGAGCAGCAAGTATCTTTTTTGCCTATATAGGTTTTGATGCGGTTTCTACTGCAGCAGAAGAGACAGAAAATCCGCAAAGAAATTTACCGATTGGAATTTTAGGATCCCTAGCTATTTGCACTCTACTTTATATGCTAGTTGCCGCACTACTTACCGGTATTGTACCCTACCCTTCTTTAGATGTTCCTTCTCCTGTTTCCGATTCCTTATTACAACTAGGAAAAACATGGGCTTCTGGTATTGTTTCTATTGGTGCGATTGCAGGGTTAACTACAGTTATGCTGGTACTTTATTTTGGCCTTACTCGCATTCTTTTTGCTATATCCCGAGATGGGTTGCTTCCTCCTTTTTTTTCCCAAGTAAATAAAAAAACTAAAACACCTGTACGAGTCATTATTTTCTCTGGAATTGTTATGGCAGTCATTGCTGCTTTTACCCCCTTAGATAAAATTGTTGAAATGACGAATATTGGTACTTTAAGTGCTTTTTCTGTAGTTTGTGCTGGGGTAGCAGTGCTTCGCTATACTCAACCTAATCTCTCTCGTCCCTTTCAAACTCCATGTAGTCCTATTGTCCCCATATTAGGTATTCTTTCCTGTGTTTACCTAATGATTCATCTAAGTAAAGATACTTGGGTACGTTTTTTAATTTGGATCGTAGTTGGGTTAATTGTGTATTTCATATACTCTTTTCGCCATAGCAAATTAGCCTGCACGAAGGTAAACTAA
- a CDS encoding cation:proton antiporter domain-containing protein, translating into MEIFWIAIAYILGLVASHLGLPPLVGYLVGGFILGEWNIGENPMIHTISDIGVLLLLFSVGLKLNIRSLLQWEVLGVGFSYLIISSVGSILLLLLAGTPLFAAILLSLGLSFSSTVFAAKTLEEKGSIGAFHGRLAIGILVLQDLAAVTMLVFIQGSSFSPWTLAFLISIPIIRLLLKSLLTWSGHKELLLLYGLLITLGGSEAFKSLGLSGELGALVAGMLLTGHPHAEELSKTLWGLKEIFLVGFFLQIGFGGLPGLHDGKWILLFTVLLPLRVIIYFFLGIFFQLKARTTFLTTLVLSSYSEFTLIVGAAAVKNNILPTTWLPVLALLVTASLIIAAPLNKMSYELFAYFEKWLVSFERKIPHPEGEAPSIQKTTWLIVGMGQSGTAAYDFFAQKHQRVQGLDSDLLVVQQQQKQNRQVNYGDAEDPDLLSKMNLKPMIGIILGMPELKTKLHFAQKLRQNGYSGIVAAMSLYPEEDSKLYNSGINLISHPFADVGERLAERALAQKRLHHK; encoded by the coding sequence ATGGAAATTTTCTGGATTGCTATTGCTTATATTCTTGGACTAGTTGCCTCCCATTTAGGGCTTCCTCCCCTCGTAGGTTATTTAGTAGGAGGGTTCATTCTTGGAGAGTGGAATATAGGCGAAAATCCTATGATTCATACTATTTCTGATATTGGTGTACTGCTCCTATTATTTAGCGTAGGGCTTAAACTAAACATAAGGAGTTTATTACAGTGGGAAGTATTAGGAGTTGGTTTTAGTTATTTAATTATTTCAAGCGTTGGTAGTATTTTACTGCTTTTATTAGCAGGAACACCTCTATTTGCCGCTATATTGCTCAGTCTAGGACTCTCCTTTTCAAGTACTGTGTTTGCTGCTAAAACTCTTGAGGAAAAAGGAAGTATCGGCGCTTTCCATGGACGACTTGCCATAGGCATTTTAGTGTTACAGGATTTAGCGGCTGTTACCATGTTAGTTTTTATTCAAGGAAGCTCTTTTTCACCTTGGACATTAGCATTCTTAATTAGTATCCCAATAATACGCTTGCTTCTTAAGAGTCTACTTACTTGGAGCGGCCATAAAGAATTATTGTTACTCTATGGGTTACTCATCACTCTTGGAGGAAGTGAAGCTTTTAAGTCCTTAGGATTAAGCGGTGAATTAGGTGCATTAGTTGCTGGAATGTTACTGACAGGTCATCCTCACGCAGAAGAGCTTTCTAAAACTCTTTGGGGATTAAAAGAAATTTTTTTAGTTGGATTTTTTTTACAAATTGGTTTTGGCGGATTGCCTGGGTTACATGACGGAAAATGGATACTTTTATTCACTGTACTTTTACCTCTTAGAGTCATTATTTATTTCTTTCTTGGTATATTTTTTCAGCTTAAAGCAAGAACAACTTTTCTCACTACCCTAGTATTATCTAGCTATAGTGAATTTACCTTAATTGTAGGTGCAGCAGCAGTTAAGAATAATATCTTACCTACTACTTGGCTCCCTGTTTTAGCATTATTAGTGACTGCTTCTTTAATTATTGCTGCTCCCTTAAATAAGATGTCCTATGAGTTATTTGCTTACTTTGAAAAGTGGTTGGTTTCTTTTGAACGTAAAATCCCTCATCCAGAAGGGGAAGCTCCAAGCATCCAAAAAACCACCTGGCTTATCGTGGGTATGGGGCAATCAGGGACAGCTGCTTATGATTTTTTTGCACAAAAACATCAACGAGTGCAAGGATTAGATTCAGACTTACTCGTAGTTCAACAGCAACAAAAACAAAACCGACAAGTAAATTATGGAGATGCGGAGGATCCAGATTTATTAAGCAAAATGAATCTAAAACCTATGATTGGTATTATTCTAGGAATGCCGGAACTAAAAACTAAACTACATTTTGCACAAAAGCTACGCCAAAATGGCTATTCAGGTATAGTAGCAGCTATGAGTCTCTATCCTGAAGAAGATTCTAAGCTCTACAATAGTGGAATCAATCTAATTTCTCATCCCTTTGCTGATGTAGGTGAGCGCCTAGCAGAGCGTGCTTTGGCGCAAAAGCGATTACATCATAAGTAA
- a CDS encoding cation:proton antiporter: protein MGDSLITTLSAAFGAALVLGFIAAKVRLPALVGYLLAGILIGPFTPGLIVDMEIAQQFSQIGIMLLMFGVGLHLSLEDILSVRKIVLPGAALQVTASTTLGTILAHSWGWEWGYSIAFGLSISIGSTVVLLRSLEMHGLFGSINGKITIGWFVVQDILTVLVLVLLPPLAGWLGGNAPSSETEISLGLELALTLGKVALFIALMLIVGRRLFPWILWKIAGTGSHELFTLSVVAVAISITYGASMLFGVSIALGAFFAGMVLRESKLSHRAATESLPLRDAFAVLFFVSVGMLFNPQVLMEQPLKVLGVVAVIMIGTPLVSALIVLSLRYPLNTVLVIWASLSQIGEFSFILTNVGIQLGLLSTDAQSLVLAAALISIAVNPLIFRAVKPMQMWIRSKSALARIVERPDDPLAKLPMSTERKFLANQIVLIGYGRVGHRIGEALAHTNTPYVVVEENREVVEKLREKGIPSVSGDAGDSSVLIQAHIARAGMLIIAIPDILSTRKMITTARTLNPQIKIIIRTHSEEELNLLEQEGVGKVFFGESELAASMINYILNQIEPKEENQST from the coding sequence ATGGGCGATTCCTTAATAACCACCTTATCTGCTGCTTTTGGGGCTGCACTGGTACTAGGATTTATTGCCGCAAAAGTTAGGCTCCCTGCACTTGTAGGCTATTTACTTGCGGGTATTCTCATTGGTCCCTTTACTCCTGGGCTTATAGTTGATATGGAAATAGCTCAGCAATTCTCCCAAATAGGCATTATGCTGCTGATGTTTGGGGTAGGATTACACCTATCTTTAGAGGATATACTCTCAGTTAGAAAAATTGTCTTACCAGGAGCAGCATTACAAGTTACCGCATCAACAACTCTCGGTACTATTCTAGCTCACTCTTGGGGATGGGAATGGGGTTATTCGATAGCTTTTGGTTTATCAATTTCAATAGGCAGTACTGTAGTTTTACTAAGATCTCTTGAAATGCACGGACTTTTCGGATCTATCAATGGAAAAATTACTATTGGCTGGTTTGTCGTACAAGATATACTTACTGTATTAGTTCTTGTATTACTACCTCCTCTAGCAGGATGGCTAGGAGGTAATGCCCCTTCTAGCGAAACAGAAATTAGTCTTGGCTTAGAGCTTGCACTTACTTTAGGTAAGGTTGCTTTATTTATTGCTTTAATGCTTATTGTAGGTCGTCGTTTATTTCCTTGGATTCTATGGAAAATAGCAGGAACTGGATCTCATGAATTATTTACTCTTTCTGTTGTTGCGGTAGCTATTAGTATTACTTATGGAGCTTCTATGCTCTTCGGAGTATCTATTGCATTAGGAGCATTTTTTGCTGGAATGGTACTTAGAGAATCCAAGCTTAGTCACCGAGCAGCTACAGAATCCCTCCCTCTTAGGGATGCTTTTGCCGTACTGTTTTTTGTTTCTGTAGGAATGCTATTTAATCCTCAAGTACTTATGGAACAACCTTTAAAAGTATTAGGGGTAGTTGCGGTGATTATGATTGGTACTCCGCTAGTTTCTGCATTAATAGTACTCAGCCTTCGCTATCCATTAAATACTGTATTAGTTATTTGGGCAAGTCTCTCCCAAATTGGTGAGTTCTCTTTTATTTTAACTAATGTAGGTATCCAACTTGGGTTGCTCTCTACTGATGCTCAAAGCCTAGTATTAGCAGCTGCTCTTATTTCTATCGCTGTTAATCCCTTAATATTTAGAGCAGTTAAGCCTATGCAGATGTGGATACGCTCTAAATCTGCTTTAGCTAGAATTGTAGAACGCCCAGACGATCCTCTAGCAAAGCTTCCTATGTCTACTGAAAGAAAATTTCTTGCCAACCAAATAGTTTTAATTGGTTATGGTCGAGTAGGTCATCGTATTGGAGAGGCTCTTGCTCACACTAATACTCCTTACGTAGTGGTAGAAGAGAATAGAGAGGTTGTAGAAAAATTAAGAGAAAAGGGGATTCCCTCCGTTTCAGGTGATGCTGGAGATTCATCAGTACTTATTCAAGCACATATTGCTCGAGCAGGTATGCTTATCATTGCTATCCCAGATATCCTAAGTACACGTAAAATGATTACCACTGCTCGCACCTTAAATCCTCAGATTAAAATTATTATTCGTACTCATAGCGAAGAAGAATTAAACCTTTTAGAGCAAGAAGGTGTGGGTAAAGTGTTTTTTGGAGAAAGTGAGCTTGCGGCAAGTATGATTAACTATATTCTCAATCAGATCGAACCGAAAGAAGAAAACCAAAGCACATAA
- the hisH gene encoding imidazole glycerol phosphate synthase subunit HisH gives MPYVAIIDYGMGNLRSVSKALERAAEGKKISIKVTSNPQVIKAAERVVFPGVGAIRDCMQELRNLNLESAIRECAANKPFLGVCLGMQALFEFSEENEGTPCFGILSGKVCHFNANQLSLKIPHMGWNIVHQQYNHPLWQDIPQNSRFYFVHSYYIVPQQPSLITGTTDYITTFASAFAQKNIFLAQFHPEKSQQLGVQFLTNFLTWNGIT, from the coding sequence ATGCCCTATGTTGCAATTATTGATTATGGGATGGGTAATCTTAGATCGGTTTCAAAAGCTTTAGAAAGGGCGGCAGAAGGGAAAAAAATTAGCATAAAAGTTACTAGTAACCCACAGGTGATAAAAGCAGCAGAGAGAGTAGTTTTCCCTGGGGTAGGTGCTATTCGAGATTGTATGCAGGAACTACGGAATCTAAATCTAGAATCTGCTATAAGAGAGTGTGCAGCAAATAAACCCTTTTTAGGTGTATGTCTTGGTATGCAAGCACTTTTTGAATTTAGCGAAGAAAATGAAGGGACTCCATGTTTTGGAATACTCTCTGGAAAAGTATGCCATTTTAATGCTAACCAATTATCTTTAAAAATCCCTCATATGGGATGGAACATAGTTCATCAACAATATAACCATCCTCTTTGGCAGGATATCCCTCAAAATAGTCGTTTTTACTTCGTCCATAGTTATTATATAGTACCCCAGCAACCATCCCTGATTACAGGTACTACGGATTATATTACAACTTTTGCATCGGCTTTTGCTCAAAAAAATATCTTTCTAGCTCAATTTCATCCAGAAAAAAGCCAGCAATTGGGAGTACAATTTCTTACTAATTTTTTAACATGGAATGGTATAACTTAA
- a CDS encoding histidine triad nucleotide-binding protein → MRDPDCIFCKIIDREIPTDLVYEDDQVVAFKDIQPRAKTHLLLIPRLHISSLEQLEQKHQHLISHMVLLLPTLAHNQGLYTGFRTIINTGLDGGQEIDHLHIHLLGGGSIE, encoded by the coding sequence ATGAGAGATCCAGACTGTATCTTCTGCAAAATTATTGATAGAGAAATTCCTACTGACCTTGTATATGAGGATGATCAAGTTGTTGCTTTTAAGGATATTCAACCTCGTGCAAAAACGCATTTACTCCTTATTCCTCGTCTTCATATTTCTAGTTTAGAACAGCTAGAACAAAAACATCAGCATTTAATTAGTCATATGGTATTACTGCTACCTACATTAGCCCATAATCAAGGGCTGTATACTGGATTTCGTACCATAATTAACACTGGTCTAGATGGAGGGCAAGAAATTGATCACCTACATATTCATTTACTAGGTGGTGGCTCAATTGAATAG
- the tatA gene encoding twin-arginine translocase TatA/TatE family subunit: protein MGVSGISIWQLLIILVIVLVLFGTKKLRTIGGDLGEAVKNFREAMKDEKPSSPTSSQIMEMDHKREDNSTSYDSQQSPHSQVQNKNFDKPENN from the coding sequence ATGGGTGTAAGTGGCATTAGCATATGGCAATTACTAATTATTTTAGTGATCGTATTAGTATTATTTGGTACAAAGAAATTACGAACTATTGGAGGTGATTTAGGAGAGGCAGTTAAAAACTTTCGAGAGGCTATGAAAGATGAAAAACCATCCTCACCTACCTCTTCTCAAATAATGGAGATGGATCATAAACGGGAAGATAATTCGACCTCTTATGATTCCCAGCAATCTCCTCATTCCCAAGTTCAAAATAAAAATTTTGATAAACCTGAAAATAATTAA
- the hisB gene encoding imidazoleglycerol-phosphate dehydratase HisB gives MLNRSVKIRRETSETQIEIALNLLGKGDFSAKTDIPFLDHMLNQIAQHGLIDLDINASGDLHIDYHHSVEDIGITLGQALKQAIGDKVGIQRYGYAYVPLDEALSRVVLDFSGRPGLHYRVLYSQHYINNFDVDLIQEFFQGLVNHAAITLHIDNLQGRNTHHIVETIFKAFGRALRMAVEQDPRRGSILPSTKGSL, from the coding sequence ATATTGAATCGATCAGTTAAAATTCGCCGAGAAACATCAGAAACTCAGATTGAAATTGCCCTGAATTTATTAGGAAAAGGGGATTTTTCTGCTAAGACTGATATTCCTTTTCTTGATCATATGCTCAATCAAATAGCACAACATGGATTGATTGATCTTGATATAAATGCATCTGGAGATCTACATATTGATTATCACCACAGTGTGGAGGACATTGGTATTACCTTAGGTCAAGCTTTAAAACAAGCAATTGGTGATAAAGTTGGCATTCAGCGGTATGGCTATGCTTATGTTCCATTGGATGAGGCACTTTCTCGAGTAGTATTAGATTTTTCAGGACGCCCCGGTCTTCACTATCGGGTACTCTATTCCCAGCATTATATTAATAACTTCGATGTAGATCTAATTCAGGAGTTCTTTCAGGGATTGGTAAATCATGCAGCGATAACTTTACATATAGATAATTTACAGGGGCGTAATACCCATCATATTGTAGAGACTATTTTTAAAGCCTTTGGTCGTGCCCTTAGGATGGCAGTGGAGCAAGATCCTCGGCGAGGAAGTATACTCCCCTCTACTAAAGGATCTCTATAA
- a CDS encoding cupin domain-containing protein, translating into MKLSNILDSLPENLEKEVFETILSFQNIKIERIISKGHVTPDSQWYDQNEHEWVIIIEGKASLMLEDGSEYILSKGSYLNIPAHTKHRVTWTDPNNLTIWLAIFYK; encoded by the coding sequence TTGAAGCTATCTAATATCTTGGATTCATTGCCAGAAAATTTAGAGAAAGAAGTTTTTGAAACTATTTTATCCTTTCAAAATATTAAGATTGAACGGATTATATCTAAAGGTCATGTTACACCTGATTCTCAATGGTACGATCAAAACGAGCATGAGTGGGTAATAATTATTGAAGGAAAAGCATCCTTAATGCTAGAAGATGGCTCAGAGTATATCTTATCAAAAGGCAGTTATCTTAATATTCCAGCCCACACTAAACATAGAGTTACTTGGACAGACCCGAATAATTTAACTATTTGGTTAGCAATTTTTTATAAATGA
- the hisI gene encoding phosphoribosyl-AMP cyclohydrolase: MSSWLDDISWNEKGLVPVITQEISTGKVLMFAWMNRQALEITADTGYVVYWSRSRSCLWRKGEQSGHEQIVKSIFLDCDSDTLLIQVEQKGGIACHTGRYHCFFKQLEHKNWKVAAPILKDPNTIYYKN, encoded by the coding sequence ATGAGTAGCTGGTTAGATGATATTTCATGGAATGAGAAAGGGTTAGTACCTGTTATTACTCAAGAAATAAGTACGGGTAAAGTGCTTATGTTTGCTTGGATGAATCGGCAAGCTTTAGAAATAACAGCAGACACTGGCTATGTAGTGTATTGGTCTCGATCTCGATCATGCCTATGGCGTAAAGGAGAACAATCAGGACATGAACAAATTGTTAAGAGCATTTTTCTTGATTGTGATAGTGATACATTATTAATCCAAGTTGAACAAAAAGGTGGTATCGCTTGTCATACGGGGAGGTATCATTGTTTTTTTAAGCAGTTAGAGCATAAAAATTGGAAAGTAGCTGCGCCTATTTTGAAGGATCCAAATACTATTTATTATAAAAACTAA
- the hisF gene encoding imidazole glycerol phosphate synthase subunit HisF, with translation MGLAKRIIPCLDVDNGRVVKGVRFVDIRDAGDPAEIAQRYDEQGADEITFLDITASSNNRDTTVHTIEAIAERVFIPLTVGGGIRSLNDIRRMLIAGADKVSINTAVIHRPELVKEAADRFGTQCIVVAIDAMRVSSKNESDRWEIFTHGGRKKTGIDAIEWAVKMTQFGAGEILLTSMDRDGTKEGFDLRLTRAISEAVSIPVIASGGVGNLDHLVAGILEGKADAVLAASIFHFGQYTIAEAKHHLAANNIEVRL, from the coding sequence ATGGGTTTAGCTAAACGGATTATTCCTTGCTTAGATGTGGATAATGGACGTGTTGTTAAAGGGGTTCGTTTTGTTGATATTCGTGATGCAGGCGATCCTGCAGAAATTGCTCAACGCTATGATGAACAAGGTGCAGATGAAATTACTTTCCTAGATATTACTGCAAGTAGTAATAACCGAGATACTACGGTACATACCATTGAAGCCATTGCTGAAAGAGTATTTATTCCCCTAACTGTAGGGGGAGGAATACGGAGTTTAAATGATATTCGGCGGATGCTTATTGCTGGAGCCGATAAAGTAAGTATTAACACCGCTGTGATTCATCGACCTGAATTGGTCAAAGAAGCCGCAGATCGTTTTGGTACTCAATGTATTGTTGTTGCTATAGACGCTATGAGAGTTTCTTCTAAAAATGAGTCAGATCGATGGGAAATATTCACTCATGGAGGTCGTAAAAAAACTGGGATAGATGCAATAGAGTGGGCGGTAAAAATGACTCAATTTGGTGCAGGTGAAATTTTACTGACTAGCATGGATCGAGATGGAACTAAAGAAGGATTTGATTTACGGCTTACTCGTGCTATTAGTGAGGCTGTTTCTATACCTGTGATTGCTTCTGGAGGGGTAGGTAATTTAGATCATTTAGTTGCCGGAATTTTAGAAGGAAAAGCAGATGCAGTATTAGCTGCTAGTATTTTTCATTTTGGTCAGTATACAATTGCAGAAGCAAAGCATCATCTAGCAGCCAATAATATTGAAGTAAGGTTATAA
- the tatC gene encoding twin-arginine translocase subunit TatC — protein MQHQDSNQEELPFITHLIELRARLLRSIITILTITLILIPFSKELYQLLARPLMAHLPETNSMIATEVTAPFLAPLKLTLAIAFALSIPMLLYQIWAFVAPGLYKNERRLILPLLIASTFLFFLGIAFAYFLVFPLMFGFFTQAAPEGIAVMTDISKYLDFVLTMFFAFGVAFEVPIAAVLLVWVGISSVEGLREKRPYIIVAAFVIGMLLTPPDVFSQTLLAVPMWLLFEVGVWFSQYFVPKKIQIEE, from the coding sequence GTGCAGCATCAGGATTCTAATCAAGAAGAATTACCCTTTATTACTCATCTTATTGAGTTACGAGCTCGTCTATTACGTAGTATCATTACGATACTTACTATTACTTTAATTCTTATTCCTTTTTCAAAGGAGTTATACCAATTACTTGCTCGTCCCCTGATGGCACACCTACCTGAAACCAATTCCATGATTGCTACGGAAGTGACTGCTCCATTTCTTGCACCATTAAAATTAACTTTAGCAATAGCCTTTGCTTTATCTATTCCTATGCTGCTATATCAGATTTGGGCCTTCGTAGCACCTGGGCTTTATAAAAATGAGCGTCGACTTATTCTTCCCCTATTGATTGCAAGTACTTTTCTATTTTTCTTAGGAATCGCTTTTGCTTATTTCTTAGTATTTCCTTTGATGTTTGGATTCTTTACTCAGGCGGCTCCAGAAGGTATTGCGGTGATGACAGATATTAGTAAATATCTAGATTTTGTATTAACTATGTTTTTTGCTTTTGGTGTTGCTTTTGAAGTACCTATTGCTGCAGTATTGCTGGTTTGGGTAGGAATTAGTAGTGTAGAGGGATTACGAGAGAAGCGTCCATATATCATTGTAGCTGCTTTTGTAATTGGAATGCTACTTACTCCCCCAGATGTTTTTTCTCAAACTCTGTTAGCGGTCCCTATGTGGCTTTTATTTGAAGTAGGAGTATGGTTCTCTCAATATTTTGTACCTAAAAAAATACAAATAGAGGAGTAG
- a CDS encoding phosphoribosyl-ATP diphosphatase yields MSDIFKQLAAIANDRKNADPKSSYIASLYEAGLDKILQKLGEEVIETILAAKNGEKTNIIHETADLWFHSLVMLTQCNLQPEEVFKELERRFGLSGLEEKQNRKSK; encoded by the coding sequence ATGAGCGATATTTTTAAGCAGCTAGCTGCCATAGCAAATGATCGTAAAAATGCGGATCCAAAATCCTCCTATATCGCAAGCCTTTATGAAGCCGGGCTAGATAAAATTTTGCAAAAGCTTGGTGAGGAAGTAATTGAGACAATTTTAGCAGCTAAGAACGGGGAAAAAACAAATATTATTCATGAAACTGCTGATTTATGGTTTCATAGCTTAGTTATGCTCACTCAATGTAATCTTCAGCCGGAAGAAGTCTTTAAAGAATTAGAACGGCGTTTTGGCTTATCTGGCCTAGAAGAAAAGCAAAATCGAAAAAGCAAATAA
- the tatB gene encoding Sec-independent protein translocase protein TatB has protein sequence MFDIGFGEILVIFVVLLLVVGPERMPTVARTTALWLKKIRGLISQVKQEVEQELHAEELRQSLRKNIDLPDLKKPHQDSSDHTHHSIKKSSDDL, from the coding sequence ATGTTTGATATTGGTTTTGGGGAAATTCTTGTTATTTTTGTAGTACTTTTACTAGTAGTTGGTCCTGAAAGAATGCCAACAGTAGCACGTACGACTGCTTTATGGCTAAAAAAAATACGTGGTCTAATATCTCAAGTTAAACAAGAAGTGGAACAAGAGCTTCATGCTGAGGAGCTTCGCCAATCATTAAGGAAAAACATAGACTTACCAGATCTTAAAAAACCTCATCAAGATTCTTCTGATCATACTCATCATTCTATCAAGAAATCATCGGATGATTTATAG